A genomic segment from Excalfactoria chinensis isolate bCotChi1 chromosome 15, bCotChi1.hap2, whole genome shotgun sequence encodes:
- the OCSTAMP gene encoding osteoclast stimulatory transmembrane protein, giving the protein MGNLQTGLGHIASSRVRDNPCCEDCLFSRVHRIMTEQWSIYSKPVPAGNRELWVLFLQCSCITVLLGGLFYNWLLASLEYPQHISTAMAVTFSLLLLLSLFLVHPVRCAFSITMPTLGTKQGRKLLLSACIMIVVVNITPNIISNIKTLLQVILCISKNSSESILNSTDLLENASWRLGDEIQNYAILRPMDGRVQFSMVKNNSLINQVHLAGEKARKDFLAVEVLVKDSVRAGNKLVAAFSVLYLCFESVWYLKNYLTNLRFDNVYITKKLQRLAEDGGASHLLVGSAQHLIHPTGLRLSREELTLSLVQALRLSVALLLVLVLVALEHLVFGVADVAVRRMAQLSAVPVTLSIKYQAGIDFLKIPFAVRDVNRSYHHSLTFSSASCRISPPVPPNPSVLLVVGLLFCIIYATVFLETYARRLCRKIAASFFESQEDKRVHYLYGKLSRQHRETQCG; this is encoded by the exons AGTGCGTGACAACCCCTGTTGTGAAGACTGCCTCTTCTCAAGAGTGCACAGGATCATGACAGAGCAATGGTCCATATACTCCAAACCAGTCCCAGCAGGCAACCGGGAGCTGTGGGTCctatttctgcagtgctcctgcaTCACCGTGTTGCTCGGAGGCCTCTTCTACAACTGGCTCCTTGCATCCCTGGAGTACCCCCAGCACATCTCCACTGCAATGGCTGTTACCTTcagcctgctcctcctcctctccctgttCTTGGTGCATCCTGTGCGCTGCGCCTTCAGCATCACCATGCCAACGCTGGGCACCAAGCAGGGCCGCAAGCTTCTCTTGTCAGCCTGCATCATGATAGTGGTGGTTAACATCACCCCCAACATCATCAGCAACATCAAGACCTTACTGCAGGTCATCCTGTGCATCTCCAAGAATTCCTCTGAGAGCATTTTGAACTCCACTGATCTGCTGGAGAACGCTTCCTGGAGGCTGGGGGATGAAATCCAAAATTACGCTATTTTGAGGCCCATGGATGGACGCGTTCAGTTTTCAATGGTGAAGAACAATTCCTTGATTAACCAGGTGCACCTCGCTGGTGAGAAAGCCAGGAAGGATTTTTTGGCTGTTGAGGTGCTGGTCAAAGATTCCGTGCGAGCAGGCAACAAACTGGTCGCTGCCTTCTCCGTGCTCTACCTCTGCTTTGAGTCTGTCTGGTACTTGAAGAATTATCTCACCAACCTCCGCTTCGACAACGTTTACATCACCAAGAAGCTGCAGCGTTTGGCTGAGGATGGAGGAGCCTCCCATTTGCTGGTGGGCTCAGCCCAACACCTCATCCACCCCACGGGCCTCAGGCTGTCCCGCGAGGAGCTGACGCTGAGCCTGGTACAGGCGCTGCGCCTCTCGGTGgccctgctgctggtgctggtgctggtggccCTGGAGCACCTCGTCTTTGGTGTAGCAGACGTGGCGGTGAGGAGGATGGCTCAGCTCTCTGCAGTGCCCGTCACGCTCAGCATCAAATACCAG GCTGGAATAGACTTCTTGAAAATCCCATTTGCTGTGAGGGACGTTAATAGGAGCTACCATCACTCCCTGACCTTCAGCTCTGCTAGCTGCAGAATCAGCCCCCCAGTACCTCCCAacccctctgtgctgctggttgtgGGGCTGCTCTTCTGCATTATCTATGCCACCGTGTTCCTGGAAACCTACGCGCGCCGCCTGTGCAGGAAAattgctgcttccttctttgaGAGCCAGGAGGACAAGCGGGTACATTACCTCTATGGCAAGCTGTCCCGGCAGCACAGGGAGACACAGTGTGGCTGA